In one Winogradskyella sp. MH6 genomic region, the following are encoded:
- a CDS encoding GumC family protein, producing MENQFNSSFFGEEDKIDVKQIIRQYVSHWPWFVIAVVVALLSAYIYLRYAPRIFETHSKIKVLDESEGLELPTSAFVFKRTNINLENEIEIISSFLIMERVVRELNLNTVFYEEGTIQTKQIEALPLGFNQIILPDSISQTLSYKVLVTDKGFQVSNLDTDNVINFNEHTTYTTDHKLPFNLSLKDQIPFSDIVDTAYNIVFTTVKEATLSLKSRIVVEAIGDQSDILKLSIKGESKELSESILNTLTTVFDNDGIKDRQLVSERTIDFIDARFEFLAGELDSIEIDRQGFKEDNNIVDIRTDAELGLQQRTKSEEEVFALENQLELSNLLVNSLTSDSESDLLPANIGIENVSINALISEYNTAVINRDKLVSSGGENNPMVQLAVSEVQNLKSNINRSLKTYSEQVKTSLNQLKTKNRRLAGRVSQIPEQERLFKSIDRQQKIKESLYLLLLQKREEAAINLAITEPSIKVVENALSGVRPISPKSTIVYAGALLAGLLIPFGVLYLIFMLDTKLHSKEDIVDLTSKIPVIGEIPDLKKKKDLIFNDPNDRSPLAESFRILSSNVDYILPVKDGEKGKVIYCTSTIKGEGKTYVSLNLSLALSSINKKVLLIGADLRNPQIHTHISEDKQKPGLSNYLHDVDYNWKDALISGFEKHPNHRIILSGSIPPNPAHLLTNGRFKKLIEEAREEFDYVVVDTAPTILVTDTMLISQLADATIYIARANYTEKNLLKFSKELSESGKLKNMAYVINSVGANKSQGYGYNYGYGYGYGSGDNT from the coding sequence ATGGAAAATCAATTTAATAGTAGTTTTTTTGGCGAAGAGGATAAAATTGATGTAAAGCAAATCATAAGGCAATATGTAAGCCATTGGCCTTGGTTTGTAATTGCTGTTGTGGTAGCCTTGTTAAGTGCTTATATCTATTTAAGATATGCACCGCGTATTTTTGAAACCCACTCCAAAATAAAAGTCCTGGATGAATCGGAAGGTTTAGAGCTGCCGACGTCTGCATTTGTCTTCAAAAGAACCAATATTAATCTTGAGAACGAAATAGAAATTATAAGTTCATTTCTTATCATGGAGAGAGTGGTTAGGGAATTAAATTTAAACACGGTGTTTTACGAGGAAGGCACAATTCAAACAAAACAAATAGAAGCGTTACCATTAGGCTTTAATCAAATCATTCTGCCTGATAGCATATCTCAAACATTATCTTATAAGGTTTTAGTGACAGATAAGGGGTTTCAAGTCAGTAACTTAGATACCGATAACGTCATTAACTTCAACGAGCATACAACATATACAACCGACCACAAATTACCATTTAATCTAAGCTTAAAGGATCAGATTCCCTTTAGTGATATCGTAGATACAGCTTACAATATTGTTTTTACAACAGTAAAGGAGGCGACGTTGTCCTTAAAAAGTAGAATTGTAGTCGAGGCTATTGGAGACCAAAGTGATATATTAAAGCTCTCCATTAAAGGGGAAAGTAAAGAGTTGTCCGAGAGCATATTAAATACCTTAACGACGGTCTTTGATAACGATGGCATTAAAGACAGGCAGTTGGTTTCTGAACGTACCATAGACTTTATAGATGCTAGATTTGAGTTTTTAGCAGGTGAATTAGATTCAATAGAAATTGACAGGCAAGGATTTAAGGAAGATAATAATATCGTCGATATTCGAACCGATGCCGAGCTAGGACTTCAGCAACGCACTAAATCTGAAGAAGAAGTATTTGCATTAGAAAACCAATTAGAGCTTTCAAATTTATTAGTGAATTCATTAACAAGTGATTCTGAATCAGACTTATTACCAGCGAATATTGGTATAGAAAATGTTAGTATTAATGCACTTATTTCAGAATATAATACTGCAGTTATAAATAGAGATAAATTGGTTAGTAGTGGTGGTGAGAACAACCCAATGGTACAGCTAGCGGTTAGTGAAGTGCAAAATTTAAAATCGAATATCAATAGGTCTTTAAAAACGTATTCGGAGCAAGTAAAAACGTCTCTAAATCAACTAAAAACTAAGAATAGAAGACTGGCAGGCAGAGTGTCTCAAATCCCAGAACAAGAACGCTTGTTTAAATCTATTGATCGTCAGCAGAAAATTAAAGAGAGTCTGTATTTATTATTACTTCAAAAACGAGAAGAAGCCGCAATTAATTTAGCCATAACAGAACCTTCAATTAAGGTTGTAGAGAATGCACTTTCAGGTGTTAGGCCAATCTCACCAAAGTCAACTATCGTTTATGCCGGCGCATTATTGGCAGGTTTACTCATTCCTTTTGGAGTGTTGTATCTTATTTTTATGCTAGATACTAAATTGCATAGTAAAGAAGATATTGTTGATCTAACGTCCAAAATTCCGGTTATTGGCGAAATCCCTGATTTAAAGAAGAAAAAAGACCTTATTTTTAATGATCCTAATGACCGTTCACCATTAGCAGAATCCTTTAGGATTTTAAGCTCAAATGTAGATTATATTCTCCCTGTTAAAGACGGTGAAAAGGGCAAGGTTATCTATTGTACCTCTACAATTAAAGGGGAAGGAAAAACCTATGTAAGCCTTAACTTATCGCTTGCGTTGTCTAGTATTAATAAAAAAGTGTTACTGATTGGTGCCGATTTAAGAAACCCGCAAATACACACACATATTAGTGAAGATAAACAAAAACCTGGTTTATCTAACTATCTGCACGATGTTGATTACAATTGGAAAGACGCTTTAATTAGTGGTTTTGAAAAGCACCCTAATCATCGTATTATCTTGTCAGGAAGTATTCCTCCTAACCCAGCACATTTATTAACTAACGGACGCTTTAAGAAACTAATTGAAGAGGCTAGAGAAGAATTTGATTACGTTGTTGTTGATACTGCTCCTACAATATTGGTTACCGATACGATGTTGATTTCGCAATTGGCTGATGCTACAATTTATATTGCCAGAGCCAACTATACTGAAAAGAATTTGTTGAAATTTTCAAAAGAATTATCAGAAAGCGGTAAGCTAAAGAACATGGCTTATGTCATTAACAGTGTTGGTGCTAATAAATCTCAGGGCTATGGGTATAACTACGGCTATGGCTATGGCTATGGTAGTGGAGACAACACTTAG
- a CDS encoding delta-aminolevulinic acid dehydratase, producing the protein MTNKTNADRNLMKFRTSFQNLKTYCETQNFAGWDPYDGLNSKVFQALPLKHWDLARLAWIQGFKRSPVNFRKLLLVPKQHNSKGIALFLLGYCRLYQAASNGKTEFGTSEQLLEKIKYITQLLLDMKVEGYAGACWGYNFDWQARRLFLFKKNTPTVVATAFCVEALIESYKITQDENVLNTALSSAEFVLQDLSRTAHGNGHIFSYSIKDGNNTVINASLLGAKILSYAYKYKQKQTYLDMAKKAVIAACDLQEDDGSWIYGLLPVQSWKDSFHTGFNLDAIETYQQNTGDTTFQEYIDKGWKYYTAHFFEADGKPKYYHDKTYPIDIHCPAQVIVTASKLKQFKAHTELLERTLNWTIENMQSKKGYFYYQYRQGMSSKIPYMRWSNAFMFNAMAHYYLEKNK; encoded by the coding sequence ATGACAAATAAAACAAATGCGGATAGAAATCTGATGAAGTTTAGAACAAGCTTCCAAAACCTCAAAACCTACTGCGAAACCCAAAACTTCGCAGGTTGGGACCCTTACGATGGTTTAAACTCTAAAGTGTTTCAAGCATTACCCTTAAAACATTGGGATTTGGCACGCTTGGCCTGGATACAAGGCTTTAAGCGCAGTCCTGTTAATTTTAGGAAACTATTACTGGTGCCTAAGCAGCACAACTCAAAAGGAATAGCATTATTTCTTTTAGGCTATTGCAGGTTATACCAAGCAGCCAGTAATGGTAAAACCGAATTCGGAACCTCAGAACAACTTTTAGAAAAGATAAAGTACATAACCCAACTACTTTTAGATATGAAAGTAGAAGGCTATGCAGGCGCATGTTGGGGCTATAACTTCGATTGGCAGGCAAGACGACTCTTCCTATTCAAAAAAAACACACCAACAGTAGTAGCAACAGCCTTTTGTGTAGAAGCATTGATAGAAAGCTATAAGATTACACAAGATGAAAACGTACTAAATACAGCCCTTTCATCAGCAGAATTCGTACTACAAGATTTATCCCGCACAGCACACGGTAATGGCCACATCTTTTCATACAGTATCAAAGACGGTAATAATACGGTAATCAATGCATCCCTATTAGGTGCAAAAATTTTAAGCTATGCCTACAAATACAAGCAAAAGCAAACGTATTTAGACATGGCAAAAAAAGCGGTTATAGCAGCATGCGATTTGCAAGAAGACGATGGCTCTTGGATTTATGGATTATTGCCAGTACAATCCTGGAAAGACAGTTTCCATACCGGCTTTAATTTAGATGCTATAGAAACCTATCAACAAAATACGGGCGATACCACGTTTCAGGAATACATAGATAAAGGGTGGAAATACTATACAGCGCACTTTTTTGAAGCAGATGGAAAGCCAAAATATTATCACGATAAAACCTACCCTATAGACATTCATTGTCCGGCACAAGTCATAGTAACAGCTTCAAAGCTCAAGCAATTCAAAGCACATACAGAGCTGTTAGAACGTACACTAAATTGGACGATTGAAAACATGCAATCTAAAAAAGGTTATTTTTACTATCAATACAGACAAGGCATGAGTTCAAAGATTCCATACATGCGATGGAGCAACGCTTTTATGTTCAATGCAATGGCACACTATTACCTAGAAAAAAACAAATAA
- the wecB gene encoding non-hydrolyzing UDP-N-acetylglucosamine 2-epimerase → MYNITIIAGARPNFMKIAPIIHAIENAKQKGEALAYRLVHTGQHYDKNMSGSFFEQLNIPEPHVNLECSGGTQAEQTAAILVNFEKELMANPADLVLVVGDVTSTMACALVAQKLHTKVAHVEAGIRSEDWTMPEEINRLVTDSITNYFFTTSELANQNLLKSGADEQQIFYVGNTMIDTLLKQRPNFRPPAVWNQLELKPKSYIVMTLHRPANVDEESQLKAMIDEIIANTKDLPLVFPVHPRTAKILERLKVSHPRLHMVAPLPYLEFNYLVEHAKAVITDSGGITEETSVMNVPCMTLRDNTERPETITLGTNALVGTNPQAIKPYLEELFNGEWKAYKTIPLWDGNTAERIVTSILSLTKR, encoded by the coding sequence ATGTACAACATTACAATCATAGCAGGAGCAAGGCCTAACTTTATGAAGATAGCGCCAATCATCCATGCTATAGAAAACGCAAAACAAAAAGGCGAAGCACTGGCATATAGATTAGTACACACAGGTCAGCATTACGATAAGAACATGTCAGGTAGCTTTTTTGAACAGCTCAACATACCAGAACCCCATGTTAATTTAGAATGTAGTGGAGGTACGCAAGCAGAGCAAACAGCTGCCATTTTAGTAAATTTTGAAAAGGAATTAATGGCAAATCCTGCCGATTTGGTTTTAGTAGTAGGAGACGTCACATCAACAATGGCTTGTGCTTTAGTAGCGCAAAAACTACATACCAAAGTAGCACACGTAGAGGCAGGGATTCGTTCAGAGGATTGGACTATGCCCGAAGAGATCAATAGACTAGTCACAGATAGTATTACCAATTACTTCTTTACAACATCAGAGTTGGCCAACCAGAACCTTCTTAAAAGCGGAGCAGATGAGCAACAGATATTCTATGTTGGTAACACCATGATAGACACGCTTTTAAAGCAAAGACCAAATTTTAGGCCACCAGCGGTATGGAATCAGCTAGAGCTAAAGCCTAAGTCTTATATTGTAATGACACTTCACAGGCCAGCCAATGTCGATGAAGAGAGTCAGTTAAAAGCCATGATAGATGAGATTATTGCCAATACCAAAGATTTACCCTTGGTGTTTCCGGTACATCCAAGAACCGCTAAGATCTTAGAGCGTTTAAAAGTGTCGCATCCAAGACTACACATGGTAGCTCCTTTACCTTATTTAGAGTTTAACTACTTGGTAGAGCATGCCAAAGCAGTAATTACAGATTCTGGTGGTATCACAGAAGAGACCTCTGTAATGAATGTACCTTGTATGACTCTCCGTGATAATACCGAACGACCAGAAACTATCACCTTAGGAACGAATGCATTGGTAGGTACCAATCCGCAGGCTATTAAACCCTATTTAGAAGAACTTTTTAATGGAGAATGGAAAGCCTATAAAACAATTCCGCTCTGGGATGGTAACACCGCAGAACGCATAGTAACCAGTATTCTAAGCTTAACAAAAAGATAA
- a CDS encoding WecB/TagA/CpsF family glycosyltransferase gives MQSQALNNVITYAPKSREQLIDYAFEHHKILVAVNAEKILHATDQSRAIINRNLGYPDGIGAVWALHKKGYKEVVKIPGCELWLDIVKKHHKTKAFYLVGGKQEVIDETVAKLKEDFKSINICNYRNGYIKTEVEEKELIEDIVKHQPDVVFVAMGSPKQELLMERIQQQHQAVYQGLGGSFDVYTGNVKRAPKWWVKNNLEWAYRLINQPSRIKRQIHLVRFLANLMLGKY, from the coding sequence ATGCAGTCGCAAGCCCTAAATAACGTCATTACCTACGCACCAAAATCTAGAGAACAGCTCATAGACTATGCCTTTGAGCACCATAAAATCCTAGTAGCCGTAAATGCCGAAAAAATTCTACATGCTACCGATCAAAGTCGAGCAATCATTAACCGAAACTTAGGCTATCCAGATGGTATTGGTGCCGTTTGGGCATTACATAAAAAAGGCTATAAAGAGGTGGTTAAAATTCCAGGATGCGAACTTTGGTTAGACATTGTAAAAAAACACCATAAAACGAAGGCCTTTTATTTGGTAGGAGGCAAACAGGAAGTTATAGATGAAACAGTAGCGAAGCTAAAAGAAGACTTTAAAAGCATCAACATCTGCAATTACAGAAACGGCTACATTAAAACCGAAGTTGAAGAAAAAGAACTCATTGAAGATATCGTAAAACATCAACCAGATGTGGTCTTTGTAGCTATGGGCTCACCAAAACAAGAACTTTTAATGGAGCGCATACAACAGCAACATCAAGCCGTATATCAAGGTCTGGGCGGAAGCTTCGATGTGTACACAGGCAATGTAAAACGAGCCCCAAAATGGTGGGTAAAGAACAATTTGGAATGGGCCTACAGACTCATTAACCAACCCTCAAGGATCAAACGTCAAATACACTTGGTACGTTTTTTAGCAAATTTAATGCTCGGGAAATATTAA
- a CDS encoding polysaccharide biosynthesis/export family protein → MKRRILSLLVLVVLSACASKKDILYMQDAIQQDNSKVNYESANIQPNDILKITVESTMPEAAIPYNKSTATGVQSQNLQVLQLDGYLVSTENTIKFPVLGDISTANKTTKELETEIKNQLTSGGHLTNPTVNIRLINAKVTILGEVNKPGTYSFTEQNITILQALGYAGDLTINGKREDILITREVDGVRKISHIDLTSASFMDSEFYFIKPNDNIIVNPNDTKVKTAGFVGNVGTILTIASLALSVTILLTR, encoded by the coding sequence ATGAAAAGAAGAATATTAAGCCTGTTGGTATTAGTGGTTTTGAGTGCTTGTGCTTCAAAAAAGGACATCCTTTATATGCAAGACGCTATACAACAAGATAATAGTAAAGTCAACTATGAATCTGCCAACATTCAACCTAATGACATCTTAAAAATAACCGTAGAAAGTACAATGCCAGAAGCGGCAATACCTTATAATAAATCTACAGCTACAGGTGTGCAGTCCCAAAATTTACAAGTCCTTCAGTTAGATGGTTATTTGGTGTCTACAGAGAATACCATAAAGTTTCCTGTTTTAGGTGACATATCCACAGCAAATAAAACCACTAAGGAATTAGAAACGGAAATCAAAAACCAATTAACCTCAGGAGGTCATTTAACCAATCCGACAGTTAATATAAGACTCATAAATGCCAAAGTGACGATTTTAGGAGAGGTGAATAAGCCCGGAACCTATAGCTTTACGGAACAAAACATTACTATATTACAAGCCTTAGGTTATGCAGGTGATTTAACCATTAATGGCAAACGCGAGGACATTCTTATCACAAGAGAGGTGGATGGAGTACGTAAAATATCTCATATAGACCTAACGTCCGCATCGTTTATGGACAGCGAGTTTTATTTTATAAAACCCAATGATAATATCATTGTAAACCCTAATGATACAAAGGTTAAAACTGCAGGTTTTGTGGGCAATGTAGGGACGATACTAACCATTGCATCCTTAGCCCTTAGTGTCACAATTTTATTGACAAGATAA
- a CDS encoding CBS domain-containing protein: MGYIPPISEIMSTNIIALNRDDDLETAEILFKRHKIRHIPVVNGEIIIGMLSYSDLLRISFADAVYDNEEEVDTLVYNMFTIEQVMAKNVVTVPPTATIKDVAKILAKKEFHALPVVDDGNLVGIVTTTDLINYLLKQL; the protein is encoded by the coding sequence ATGGGATATATACCGCCAATTTCCGAAATAATGAGCACAAATATCATTGCGCTTAATAGAGATGATGATTTAGAGACTGCCGAGATACTGTTTAAAAGACATAAAATAAGACACATTCCTGTGGTTAATGGTGAAATAATCATAGGTATGCTTAGCTATTCTGATCTGTTACGCATTAGTTTTGCTGATGCCGTATACGATAATGAAGAAGAAGTAGATACTTTGGTGTATAATATGTTTACAATAGAGCAGGTGATGGCTAAAAATGTGGTCACAGTACCGCCTACAGCTACTATAAAAGACGTTGCCAAGATATTGGCAAAAAAAGAATTCCACGCTTTACCAGTAGTAGATGATGGAAATCTTGTAGGTATTGTTACAACAACAGATTTAATAAATTATCTCTTGAAACAATTATAA
- a CDS encoding MraY family glycosyltransferase gives MIETLLENFTPENNITIWLIAAFVIAFFVAYQTFPTILYVAKEKHLMDEPDSRSVHADKTPTLGGIGIFVGLIVVMTIVGAFLNTKVLLLVMGGLTILFFLGLKDDLTVLSAGKKFIGQLFAAGLLIVFTNTRIIGFSKILDIDILPYWISVGFTLFVYILIINAYNLIDGVDGLAGTVAFCISGIFVYLFVNSNELSLATIAIALCGCLLAFLRMNFSRKNKLFMGDTGSMIVGFLLAFFTISFINMAQLDEDSAYFRASPALAFALLFYPLIDTLRVFFIRVVIHKTSPFKADKNHIHHRFIRSGYSHLMTTILISSINVVIIGIAFNLLHLNLNTQIIYLLLYGSALYMLPFIIKKVINN, from the coding sequence ATGATTGAAACATTACTGGAGAATTTTACTCCTGAAAATAATATAACCATCTGGCTTATTGCTGCATTCGTAATAGCGTTTTTTGTGGCCTACCAGACATTCCCAACCATATTATATGTAGCCAAAGAAAAACATCTCATGGATGAACCTGATAGTAGAAGTGTACACGCTGATAAAACACCTACACTTGGTGGTATAGGTATCTTTGTAGGGCTCATTGTAGTAATGACCATAGTAGGAGCATTTTTAAACACAAAGGTGCTGCTTTTGGTAATGGGGGGCTTAACAATACTCTTTTTCTTAGGACTCAAAGATGATTTAACAGTGCTTTCGGCTGGTAAAAAATTCATAGGCCAATTGTTTGCGGCAGGGCTTCTTATTGTCTTTACAAATACTAGAATCATAGGATTTTCCAAAATTTTAGATATAGATATACTACCCTATTGGATATCGGTAGGGTTTACACTCTTTGTGTACATTCTTATTATTAATGCTTATAATTTAATTGATGGTGTAGATGGCTTGGCTGGTACAGTGGCTTTTTGTATTAGCGGTATCTTTGTGTATCTCTTTGTGAATTCTAATGAATTGAGTTTAGCAACAATTGCTATAGCGCTTTGTGGGTGTTTATTAGCGTTTCTAAGGATGAATTTCTCAAGGAAGAATAAACTTTTTATGGGTGATACAGGCTCAATGATTGTTGGGTTTTTACTTGCCTTTTTTACGATTAGTTTTATAAATATGGCACAATTAGATGAAGACTCAGCTTACTTTAGAGCATCACCAGCTCTAGCATTTGCGCTATTGTTCTATCCGCTTATAGATACATTGAGGGTGTTCTTTATACGAGTGGTCATCCATAAGACAAGTCCTTTTAAAGCTGATAAAAATCACATACATCATAGATTTATAAGAAGTGGTTATAGCCATCTAATGACTACGATTTTAATTAGCAGTATTAATGTTGTTATCATAGGTATTGCGTTTAATTTACTACACCTCAATCTTAACACACAAATTATCTATTTATTACTTTATGGTTCTGCCCTTTATATGTTGCCATTTATAATAAAGAAAGTCATAAATAATTGA
- the rpe gene encoding ribulose-phosphate 3-epimerase: MASKLIAPSMLAADFGNLQRDTEMVNNSEADWFHIDVMDGHFVPNISYGMPVIAAIKKHATKPLDVHLMIEKPERYIEEFAKVGADIITVHYESTLHLHRTLRQIKDAGCKAGVVLNITTPINVLEDILPECYMVLLMSINPGFGGQKFEDVTYQRIKKLRKLIDEQGLDTRIEIDGGVTDKNIKDLVEAGADTFVAGSHVFKSSSPVETIKNLKSLANSNS, encoded by the coding sequence ATGGCTTCAAAATTAATAGCACCTTCTATGCTTGCCGCAGATTTTGGCAACTTACAACGCGATACAGAAATGGTAAACAATAGTGAGGCCGATTGGTTTCACATAGACGTTATGGATGGTCATTTTGTACCAAACATTTCTTACGGAATGCCTGTAATAGCCGCTATAAAAAAGCATGCTACAAAACCTTTAGACGTTCATTTAATGATAGAAAAACCTGAACGCTATATCGAAGAATTTGCCAAAGTTGGTGCAGATATTATTACTGTGCATTACGAATCTACCCTACATTTACATAGAACACTACGACAAATAAAAGATGCTGGTTGTAAAGCTGGTGTTGTACTTAACATTACGACTCCAATTAATGTTTTAGAAGACATCTTGCCAGAATGCTACATGGTGTTATTGATGTCTATTAATCCTGGTTTTGGAGGTCAGAAATTTGAAGACGTTACCTATCAGAGAATTAAAAAATTACGTAAGCTCATTGATGAGCAAGGTCTAGATACGCGTATTGAAATTGATGGAGGTGTTACCGATAAAAACATTAAGGATTTAGTAGAAGCTGGTGCAGACACCTTTGTTGCCGGAAGCCATGTTTTTAAAAGCAGTAGTCCTGTTGAGACTATTAAAAATTTAAAATCTTTAGCTAATTCTAATTCATAA
- a CDS encoding bi-domain-containing oxidoreductase, translating to MQQLTQKLGSGDMMIQDVPYPQLGKGMVIVKNHYSIISAGTEGSTVVAARKSLIGKAKERPQQVKQVIDTLKKQGPVQTYRAVMKKLDAYSPLGYSCAGEVVEVGEGVTEFEIGDKVACAGAGYANHAEIVSVPVNLCVKLENDANLKDAAYNTLGAISMQGVRQADLRLGESCVVIGLGLLGQLAALILKASGVTVIGIDVSEAAVNQAVENKVVDLGLTRNAAGVEEQILNATKGHGADAVIIAAATSSLDPINFAGAIARKKGKVVVLGAVPTGFDRDPYWYRKELELKMACSYGPGRYDLNYEEKGIDYPLPYVRWTEKRNMEAFQSLMATKRIDIGYLTTHEFEFDNAKDAFDLVVSKSEPFTGIALKYDTSKDISKAKIATSDTTKLGKVNISFIGAGSYAQGNLLPNIPESAEVGRVGVLTNTGTTSKRVAEKFKFQFCATEETDVLDDKTNTVFVATRHDSHGPYVLKSLQANKNVFVEKPLCLLETELEQIIEAQAANKKSVMVGFNRRFSPLTKKLKKAVGNNPMTMIYRINAGAIPKDTWIQDAEIGGGRILGEACHFIDYLTYLNGSLPTKITASALPDANQLNDTLNILIQFENGSSGVVGYYANGSKAMTKEYVEVFSAGMSATLSDFKELKIYGKGKPKKKKLLNQNKGQKEMVEAFVDGLLKDGQAPIPFEEIVAVTKASFKVLESIKRGGEQVDV from the coding sequence ATGCAACAACTCACACAAAAACTAGGCTCAGGCGATATGATGATACAAGACGTACCTTATCCGCAATTAGGTAAAGGCATGGTCATTGTAAAAAATCATTATTCTATAATCAGTGCAGGTACAGAGGGCTCAACGGTTGTAGCCGCTCGCAAAAGTCTTATTGGTAAGGCTAAAGAGCGTCCGCAACAAGTAAAACAAGTGATAGATACCTTAAAAAAGCAAGGGCCTGTACAAACCTACAGAGCAGTGATGAAAAAATTAGATGCCTATTCACCATTAGGTTATAGCTGTGCAGGTGAAGTGGTAGAAGTAGGTGAGGGAGTTACCGAGTTCGAAATCGGTGATAAAGTAGCGTGTGCAGGTGCAGGATATGCCAACCATGCAGAGATTGTATCCGTTCCGGTAAACCTTTGTGTAAAATTAGAAAACGATGCCAACCTTAAAGATGCAGCCTACAATACACTAGGAGCTATTTCTATGCAAGGAGTGCGTCAGGCAGATTTACGATTAGGTGAATCTTGTGTGGTCATCGGTTTAGGATTGTTAGGTCAGCTGGCAGCATTAATTCTTAAAGCATCTGGTGTTACGGTGATTGGTATAGATGTGTCTGAAGCTGCGGTTAATCAGGCAGTAGAAAATAAAGTTGTTGATTTAGGGTTAACAAGAAATGCAGCAGGAGTTGAAGAACAAATTCTAAATGCTACAAAAGGTCATGGTGCAGATGCGGTAATCATAGCTGCGGCAACATCAAGTTTAGACCCAATTAATTTTGCTGGTGCCATAGCGCGCAAAAAAGGTAAAGTAGTGGTTCTGGGTGCGGTACCAACTGGGTTCGATCGCGATCCGTATTGGTATCGTAAGGAGTTAGAATTAAAAATGGCATGTTCTTATGGTCCTGGGCGCTATGATCTTAATTATGAAGAAAAAGGGATAGACTATCCATTGCCTTACGTGCGCTGGACAGAAAAGCGAAACATGGAGGCATTCCAAAGTCTCATGGCAACCAAGCGTATAGATATTGGCTACTTAACCACGCACGAGTTTGAATTCGATAATGCCAAGGACGCTTTCGATTTGGTAGTATCTAAATCAGAACCGTTCACAGGCATTGCTCTAAAATACGATACATCTAAAGACATTTCTAAAGCTAAAATAGCAACGTCTGATACTACTAAACTCGGAAAGGTTAATATTTCTTTTATTGGTGCTGGGAGTTATGCGCAAGGAAATTTATTACCTAACATTCCTGAGTCTGCTGAGGTTGGAAGAGTAGGCGTATTAACAAATACAGGAACAACATCTAAGCGTGTAGCAGAAAAGTTTAAGTTTCAATTTTGTGCTACAGAAGAAACCGATGTTTTAGACGACAAAACCAATACAGTCTTTGTGGCGACGCGTCACGATTCGCATGGGCCATATGTTCTAAAAAGTTTACAAGCCAATAAAAATGTATTTGTAGAAAAACCGTTGTGCTTGTTAGAGACAGAATTAGAACAAATTATTGAAGCACAAGCAGCAAATAAAAAATCAGTAATGGTTGGCTTTAATAGACGTTTCTCACCTTTAACCAAGAAACTTAAAAAAGCAGTGGGTAATAACCCAATGACCATGATCTACAGAATCAATGCAGGTGCAATACCAAAAGATACATGGATACAAGATGCTGAAATAGGTGGAGGTAGAATTCTTGGAGAAGCCTGCCATTTCATAGATTACTTAACATATCTCAACGGAAGTTTACCAACTAAGATAACGGCATCAGCATTGCCAGATGCCAATCAGTTAAATGATACCCTAAACATTTTAATTCAATTTGAAAACGGTTCTTCAGGAGTTGTTGGCTATTATGCAAATGGGTCTAAAGCAATGACTAAAGAATATGTTGAGGTGTTTTCAGCGGGTATGTCTGCAACGTTGAGCGATTTTAAAGAATTAAAGATTTACGGAAAAGGGAAGCCAAAAAAGAAAAAGCTCCTTAATCAGAACAAAGGTCAAAAAGAAATGGTAGAAGCCTTTGTTGATGGTTTACTTAAAGATGGTCAGGCACCAATTCCTTTTGAAGAAATTGTAGCAGTAACAAAAGCATCATTTAAAGTTTTAGAATCTATAAAGCGCGGAGGTGAACAAGTCGATGTTTAA